The following DNA comes from Halorhabdus tiamatea SARL4B.
TACTCCCACCAGTTCGGATCGACGATCCGGTCGTCGCCGATGAGTTCCCTGGCTCGATGGGTCGCGGCCTCGGCGGCAGCGGCCGGCGACGTCTGTGGGTGGGTGACGACCCAGCTCGGGCCGAACTGGACGACGATCACCGTCTCGCCGTCCGGGACGTGGCCTGGCTTGTGGCGCTCGTTGGACACCCACGCCACGTCGTAGACACTCTCCTCGCTGACGAGTCCGAAGTACGGCGTCTCCAGCTCGAAGGCGAAGTGAAGCGCGACGGTGTCCATCGTCCGGTAGGGGATCTGGTTGATGGCGATGGCTAACTCCTCGCGCAGCGGCGCGTCCCAGTCGGCGGTCTCGAGCAGCACTGACGCCGATGCCGTGGGCACCGCGAGCACGACCTCGTCGAATTCCCGATCGCCCTCCTCAGTCGTGAGTCGCCAGCCATCGTCGAGTCGTTCGAGGTGTGTGACGCCGACTCCCTCTTTCAGTGTCGCGCCACTGGCGTCGATCATGCCCCGGACGATCTCGTCGAGCCCGCCACGACCCGTCCATCGCGAGTTCTGCGGTGTCTCGCCCGCGGTGACCTCCCCCGCGGCGTCGAAGCGCCAGACCGGCGGTTCGATCTCGACGAGGTCGCTCCTGGCGGCGTCTCTGACGATTTCTTCGAGGTC
Coding sequences within:
- a CDS encoding NAD(P)/FAD-dependent oxidoreductase; protein product: MSDEIGIVGGGIAGAGAAYALSDADVTVYEMDRVGGRMASRRRNGCVFDFGANYLEVGDPDLEEIVRDAARSDLVEIEPPVWRFDAAGEVTAGETPQNSRWTGRGGLDEIVRGMIDASGATLKEGVGVTHLERLDDGWRLTTEEGDREFDEVVLAVPTASASVLLETADWDAPLREELAIAINQIPYRTMDTVALHFAFELETPYFGLVSEESVYDVAWVSNERHKPGHVPDGETVIVVQFGPSWVVTHPQTSPAAAAEAATHRARELIGDDRIVDPNWWEYQRWGDAIPTRRPDGELIEQALESDLAIAGDWVNGIGRTRAALRSGLSAGRKLQ